In uncultured Methanobacterium sp., a genomic segment contains:
- a CDS encoding head GIN domain-containing protein codes for MGKMSYTLVLGVLLCIVVAASGCTQQSSTGNQTPNVSGVTSVTLNGPGTLIIQQGDNESYRVEADSSLLSKISTTVSGNSLSISNLNGGSNGAVKFYVTLKDLNVLTTNGGGNSEVTGLNTDKLTVTLDNGKMTLAGKANNLVATVNGGGNIAASDLQSQSATVTINGEGKASVNVVTTLNAVVNGGGSITYTGSPQVTQQVNGLGSVKSS; via the coding sequence ATGGGAAAAATGTCTTATACTCTTGTACTTGGTGTATTGTTGTGTATTGTTGTAGCTGCCTCAGGATGTACCCAACAGAGTTCAACTGGAAATCAGACCCCCAATGTTAGTGGGGTTACCAGCGTTACTTTAAACGGTCCTGGAACGTTAATTATCCAGCAGGGCGATAATGAATCGTACCGGGTAGAAGCAGACAGTAGCCTTCTGTCTAAAATATCCACCACTGTGTCTGGAAATTCTTTATCCATCAGCAACCTGAATGGTGGAAGTAATGGGGCTGTGAAATTCTACGTAACCCTTAAAGATTTGAATGTTCTCACCACCAATGGTGGGGGTAATTCTGAGGTGACCGGCCTAAACACTGATAAACTCACCGTAACACTGGATAACGGTAAAATGACCCTGGCGGGTAAAGCCAACAACTTGGTTGCCACTGTCAACGGAGGAGGTAATATAGCTGCCAGTGACCTGCAGAGTCAAAGTGCTACAGTGACCATTAACGGAGAAGGTAAAGCCAGCGTTAATGTGGTAACCACCCTGAATGCAGTGGTAAATGGTGGGGGTTCAATAACCTACACTGGTAGTCCTCAAGTAACCCAGCAGGTGAATGGCCTAGGTTCTGTGAAAAGCAGCTAA
- a CDS encoding DNA glycosylase, with amino-acid sequence MITQFNIKPQKIKGPLNLSLTINSGQTSQPPWKESNSYFQELIQVEEAPCLVNIKHDDADPDSDLEIIAESPEKQSEKGIKNSVQEIFSLDHDLNRFYQFLSEDPKLAPTIEFCQGLRLFNAHNPFECIISSISSANCSILRWTRSVNDIKRKWGDRYHFDSGDFYTFPTPTVLGNVPEHDLEEMQRCEDELPKDFIFENNLQACGVGYRAKYIINAARMIQSEIGIQKVDRMRYNEAFDTILQLPGVGPKVADCILLYGFKMGEAFPVDVWIKRIVEHLYFSGEELKPQDVRKFGMERYGDWAGYVQLYLFHYARKSGLLESLRKK; translated from the coding sequence ATGATAACTCAATTTAACATCAAACCCCAGAAAATCAAAGGACCCCTTAACCTATCCCTTACCATCAATAGTGGCCAGACCAGCCAACCACCATGGAAAGAGAGTAATTCCTACTTCCAGGAACTGATACAAGTTGAAGAAGCTCCCTGTCTGGTTAATATCAAACATGATGATGCTGATCCAGATAGTGACCTGGAAATAATTGCTGAATCTCCTGAAAAGCAATCAGAAAAAGGTATTAAAAACTCTGTTCAGGAGATATTCAGTCTAGACCATGATCTGAACCGGTTCTACCAATTTTTAAGTGAAGATCCCAAACTAGCACCTACCATAGAATTTTGCCAGGGATTACGACTTTTCAATGCCCATAATCCCTTTGAATGTATTATATCATCCATATCATCCGCGAATTGTTCCATATTACGCTGGACACGTTCGGTGAATGATATTAAAAGGAAGTGGGGTGACCGGTACCACTTTGACTCAGGTGATTTTTACACCTTCCCCACCCCGACAGTACTGGGCAACGTACCTGAACATGATTTAGAGGAAATGCAACGCTGTGAAGATGAATTACCTAAAGATTTCATTTTCGAAAACAATCTCCAGGCCTGTGGAGTTGGTTACCGGGCCAAGTACATTATCAATGCAGCGAGGATGATCCAGTCTGAGATTGGCATCCAAAAAGTAGACAGAATGAGGTATAACGAAGCATTTGACACCATCCTCCAGCTCCCCGGTGTGGGACCCAAGGTAGCAGACTGCATCTTGCTCTACGGTTTCAAAATGGGAGAAGCTTTCCCGGTGGATGTGTGGATTAAAAGGATCGTTGAACACCTATACTTCTCTGGTGAAGAACTTAAACCACAGGATGTCCGAAAATTTGGAATGGAACGTTACGGTGACTGGGCAGGTTATGTTCAGCTGTATCTATTCCATTACGCTCGTAAATCTGGACTTTTAGAATCATTGCGGAAAAAGTGA
- a CDS encoding lipocalin-like domain-containing protein gives MPKDALNDLDELEKQNIAMALWMKEFKAKKIPKNLRTKILAKNNSPEAFGERMRHRIQDLLDNPDSFTPSYRKRYEKLLEQCDSLTSIQAYALNHLLGMDSSRGYQNIPDESNFEFPRDFAPQLGYQVGWHFFVGNCRDTRRREYGVLVSFYRYSLLPPDLAHSFGLTDWDNQIFEMQLAVAREGEEHLQARPFAIAGTTGLLNFSNNPFNYQAGNNRITSLAEDKLFPLRVEAWGVNQGGDEDVEMEVDLGFSSNKDFLLQGNKGCLPCCCDIGTLYYSATNLRLEPGSLLKLDGEELTLTQGQFWFDHQWGNALEPLGNSRCKVVRAASMLTKPSRSRGWDWFMAQFSDEREMTMYAPHTDENLEYYQQNGEESPGKMTVPIKGQFIDCEHNVVNMKGTLNVDKWVKSVKSSDPVNYFITNTWYPDRWHFQFQDMVPEDIRKFTMTPIVEGGQTGYNASGAQYSEGGVHIRDPEGRFLGKGFAESVYYADALKTMFHLAGLQDTPKMRKLMELPGPSSFLKLKSLLYMAWPPHQRKLKKKLEKCLEQGLPEDFIG, from the coding sequence ATGCCAAAAGATGCACTCAATGATTTAGATGAGTTAGAAAAACAAAACATAGCCATGGCCCTATGGATGAAAGAATTCAAGGCCAAAAAAATCCCTAAAAATCTAAGGACCAAAATTTTAGCTAAAAATAACAGTCCTGAGGCATTTGGGGAGAGGATGAGGCATCGTATTCAGGATCTCCTGGATAATCCAGACTCATTTACCCCCAGCTACAGGAAACGCTACGAAAAACTATTGGAACAGTGCGATTCATTGACATCCATCCAGGCCTATGCTCTGAATCACCTATTGGGAATGGATAGCAGCAGAGGGTATCAGAATATTCCTGATGAATCTAACTTTGAGTTTCCCAGGGATTTCGCCCCTCAACTGGGATACCAAGTAGGATGGCACTTCTTTGTGGGCAACTGCCGCGACACCCGTAGACGGGAATACGGGGTACTGGTATCATTCTACCGTTATTCATTATTACCTCCTGATTTGGCCCATAGCTTTGGATTGACAGATTGGGATAATCAAATATTTGAGATGCAACTGGCTGTGGCCAGAGAAGGCGAAGAACACCTTCAGGCACGTCCATTTGCTATTGCTGGGACCACAGGGTTGCTGAATTTCTCCAACAATCCTTTCAATTATCAGGCAGGAAATAACAGGATAACCTCTTTGGCCGAAGATAAACTCTTCCCACTCCGGGTTGAGGCATGGGGGGTGAACCAGGGTGGTGATGAGGATGTGGAGATGGAAGTGGACCTTGGATTCTCATCCAACAAGGACTTCCTCCTGCAGGGAAACAAAGGGTGCCTGCCCTGCTGCTGTGACATTGGAACTCTCTACTACTCTGCCACTAACCTTCGCCTTGAACCAGGTAGTCTACTGAAACTGGATGGTGAGGAGTTAACCCTCACCCAGGGCCAGTTCTGGTTTGACCACCAGTGGGGTAATGCTCTGGAACCCCTGGGGAACAGCCGATGCAAAGTAGTCCGGGCAGCAAGCATGCTCACCAAACCCTCCCGTTCCAGGGGATGGGACTGGTTCATGGCCCAGTTTTCTGATGAAAGAGAGATGACCATGTACGCACCCCACACCGATGAAAATTTAGAGTACTACCAGCAGAATGGGGAAGAATCACCCGGTAAAATGACCGTACCAATTAAAGGACAGTTCATAGATTGTGAACACAACGTGGTGAACATGAAGGGAACTTTGAATGTTGATAAATGGGTTAAGAGTGTTAAATCGTCGGACCCGGTAAACTACTTTATAACCAACACATGGTACCCGGACCGGTGGCATTTTCAGTTCCAGGACATGGTACCGGAGGATATAAGAAAATTCACCATGACACCAATAGTGGAAGGTGGGCAGACTGGTTACAATGCCAGTGGAGCCCAGTATTCTGAGGGTGGAGTTCATATTAGGGACCCTGAGGGTCGTTTTCTGGGTAAAGGATTTGCTGAATCAGTTTACTATGCTGATGCATTAAAAACCATGTTCCACCTGGCAGGATTGCAGGATACACCCAAAATGCGTAAACTCATGGAACTTCCAGGACCATCCTCATTTTTAAAGCTGAAAAGCTTGTTATACATGGCGTGGCCACCACACCAAAGAAAACTTAAGAAAAAACTGGAGAAATGCCTGGAACAGGGCCTGCCAGAAGATTTCATTGGATGA
- a CDS encoding GAF domain-containing protein encodes MVSEEDLNASRTKILDMLPDSTLKEISDVVFGEIAGLLKSKSCYVAFVDPENKDSVGISFSHLTKECQTYEDMGEARFKVRKDGSYGGLLGYSLDTGKSLYVHDVASHPAAHGLPPGHEPVNQFLSVPVKFDGEILGQIVVGNPDEDYNDQHLHIALEIGEVYGLVLKKLLY; translated from the coding sequence GTGGTTAGTGAAGAGGATTTGAATGCTTCCAGAACAAAAATTCTGGATATGTTACCTGATTCCACTCTCAAAGAAATTTCAGATGTGGTTTTTGGAGAAATTGCTGGGCTTCTTAAAAGTAAAAGCTGTTATGTGGCCTTTGTAGACCCTGAAAACAAAGACAGTGTAGGGATTTCTTTCTCTCACCTGACTAAAGAGTGTCAGACGTATGAGGATATGGGTGAAGCCCGTTTCAAGGTCCGAAAAGACGGAAGTTACGGTGGACTTCTGGGTTACTCCCTGGACACTGGTAAATCATTGTATGTCCATGATGTGGCCAGTCATCCTGCTGCCCATGGTCTACCCCCAGGTCATGAACCCGTGAATCAGTTTTTATCAGTCCCTGTGAAATTTGATGGTGAAATTCTGGGTCAGATTGTGGTTGGAAACCCAGATGAAGATTACAATGACCAGCATCTACATATAGCCCTTGAAATAGGAGAAGTATATGGTTTAGTCCTTAAAAAGTTACTATATTAA
- a CDS encoding peptidylprolyl isomerase, with amino-acid sequence MKKAIIETDKGNIELTLFDKEAPNTVANFEKLANSGFYNGLTFHRVIPDFVIQGGCPKGNGTGGPGYTIKCEINEHKHGIGALSMAHAGKDTGGSQFFITHSPQPHLDGVHTVFGKVVKGMEVVNAIKPGDVMNKVTVSDE; translated from the coding sequence ATGAAAAAAGCAATTATTGAAACTGATAAAGGAAACATTGAACTAACCCTTTTTGATAAGGAAGCCCCTAACACAGTGGCTAACTTTGAAAAACTGGCCAACAGTGGATTCTATAATGGATTAACCTTTCACCGTGTTATCCCAGACTTTGTAATTCAGGGTGGATGTCCAAAGGGTAATGGAACTGGTGGACCAGGTTACACTATAAAATGTGAGATAAACGAGCATAAACACGGAATTGGTGCTCTTTCAATGGCTCACGCTGGTAAAGATACAGGTGGCAGTCAGTTCTTCATCACCCACTCCCCACAACCACACCTGGATGGTGTGCACACTGTCTTTGGTAAAGTTGTTAAGGGAATGGAAGTGGTTAACGCCATTAAACCCGGCGATGTGATGAATAAGGTCACAGTTTCCGATGAATAA
- a CDS encoding acetylornithine transaminase: MNTEEIMAQDKEYVMHTYGRQPIALKEGKGAMVWDVEGRAYIDCVAGIAVNNVGHAHPRVAEAISKQAHKLIHTSNLYYTEEQVRLAELLVEVSPHQKAFFCNSGAEANEGAIKLARKYTGKGEIIAMENSFHGRTITTITATGQHKYKKGFGPLTPGFKHVPYGNVEAVSETISDETAAVLVEPVQGEGGIIIPPEGYLDELKKVCHENDVLLIFDEVQTGFGRTGEMFASQTFKVTPDITALAKAIAGGFPMGAVMASEEVGNAFEPGDHAATFGGGPLACAAGLASVQTIREEGLLVKSRENGEYFKNQLKELFLEHGLVEDVRGVGMMLGMEMDIPCAHMVDEMRQQGVLVNCTAEKVLRFVPPLVISQEQINDVTDCLDEVLRRLSD, translated from the coding sequence ATGAATACAGAGGAGATAATGGCCCAGGACAAGGAATATGTTATGCACACCTATGGTCGGCAGCCAATAGCCCTCAAAGAGGGTAAGGGTGCTATGGTGTGGGATGTGGAAGGACGTGCCTATATTGACTGTGTGGCAGGGATTGCAGTAAACAACGTAGGACATGCTCACCCCAGAGTAGCTGAGGCCATCAGTAAGCAGGCTCATAAATTAATCCATACATCCAATCTTTACTATACCGAGGAGCAGGTACGCCTGGCAGAACTTCTGGTTGAAGTTTCACCCCACCAGAAGGCATTCTTCTGTAACAGTGGAGCAGAAGCCAATGAGGGAGCCATTAAACTGGCCCGCAAGTACACCGGTAAGGGTGAAATCATAGCCATGGAAAACAGCTTCCACGGGCGAACCATCACCACCATCACTGCCACTGGCCAGCATAAATATAAGAAGGGCTTCGGACCGCTTACTCCTGGTTTTAAACACGTTCCTTATGGTAATGTGGAAGCAGTGAGTGAAACTATCAGTGATGAAACTGCTGCTGTGCTGGTGGAACCAGTTCAGGGCGAAGGTGGAATAATAATACCACCTGAAGGATACTTGGATGAGTTGAAGAAAGTCTGCCATGAAAATGATGTTTTACTAATATTTGATGAGGTACAGACTGGTTTTGGACGTACTGGTGAAATGTTTGCCTCACAGACCTTCAAGGTCACCCCAGACATCACCGCTTTGGCAAAAGCCATAGCTGGAGGATTCCCCATGGGAGCAGTGATGGCAAGTGAAGAGGTGGGAAATGCATTCGAACCCGGTGACCATGCAGCCACGTTTGGTGGAGGGCCACTGGCCTGTGCCGCGGGGTTAGCATCTGTGCAGACCATTCGAGAAGAAGGGCTCCTGGTAAAGTCTCGTGAAAATGGTGAGTACTTCAAGAATCAGTTGAAGGAATTATTCCTGGAGCATGGCCTGGTGGAAGATGTGCGCGGTGTTGGAATGATGCTGGGAATGGAAATGGACATCCCCTGTGCCCATATGGTTGATGAAATGCGACAGCAAGGAGTTCTGGTTAATTGTACTGCGGAAAAAGTGCTGAGGTTCGTCCCCCCACTTGTAATCAGCCAAGAACAGATCAACGACGTGACTGATTGTCTGGATGAAGTTTTACGAAGATTATCAGATTAA
- the lysA gene encoding diaminopimelate decarboxylase, producing the protein MKLHFKTNEKGNLDIGGADALELAQEYGTPLYVTDEMRVRDNYQRVYQAFSNEYADFKIFYAAKANTSLAMMKILEQEGSCIDAVSPGEIYTALMAGFEPERILYTGNNVTTEELQFALDAGVRMNLDSVSMLERLAKLPGAKGTKISFRVNPMVGAGHHDHCITGGELSKFGIMEHEAVEVYQKAQELGFQPVGIHTHIGSGILDPEPFKLAVQVLMDVAGRVHKEAGVIFEFIDFGGGLGIPYTPEEGLLDIEKFAAEIVGLYKDKLKEHGMNNPTMCIEPGRYIVGDASYLLTTVNTVKQSYRKFIGVNAGFNTLLRPTMYGSYHHILVADKPEAEPAESIDVAGNVCESGDLFARDRPLPEIKEGDILAIMNAGAYAFSMASQYNSRPLPAEVMVCDGEVDIIRERETFADLFSKQNIPMRLLK; encoded by the coding sequence ATGAAATTACACTTCAAGACTAATGAAAAAGGCAACCTTGACATTGGTGGTGCCGATGCCCTGGAACTTGCCCAGGAATACGGAACACCACTTTACGTTACTGATGAAATGAGAGTGCGTGATAATTACCAGAGAGTATACCAGGCATTCAGTAATGAATACGCGGACTTTAAAATATTCTACGCAGCCAAAGCAAACACCAGTCTGGCTATGATGAAGATCCTGGAACAGGAAGGAAGCTGTATTGACGCTGTTTCACCTGGAGAAATCTACACCGCACTAATGGCAGGCTTTGAACCGGAAAGGATCCTGTATACTGGGAACAATGTAACCACTGAGGAACTGCAATTCGCCCTGGATGCAGGTGTGCGCATGAACCTGGACAGCGTTTCCATGCTGGAACGCCTGGCAAAGCTTCCCGGAGCAAAGGGTACTAAGATATCATTCCGTGTAAACCCCATGGTGGGTGCCGGTCACCACGACCACTGTATAACCGGTGGAGAACTATCAAAGTTCGGAATAATGGAACACGAAGCAGTAGAGGTTTACCAAAAAGCACAGGAACTCGGTTTCCAGCCAGTAGGTATCCACACCCACATTGGTTCGGGTATCTTAGATCCAGAACCATTTAAACTGGCAGTACAGGTGTTGATGGATGTAGCTGGTCGAGTGCACAAGGAAGCTGGTGTCATCTTTGAATTCATAGATTTCGGAGGAGGGCTGGGAATACCTTACACTCCTGAGGAAGGATTGCTGGATATTGAAAAATTCGCAGCTGAGATTGTTGGACTTTACAAGGACAAACTCAAAGAGCACGGTATGAACAATCCAACCATGTGTATAGAACCCGGTCGTTACATTGTGGGAGATGCATCATATCTATTAACCACTGTTAACACTGTAAAACAAAGTTACCGAAAATTTATAGGGGTTAATGCTGGATTCAATACCTTACTGAGGCCTACCATGTACGGTTCCTACCACCACATCCTGGTGGCTGATAAACCTGAAGCAGAACCCGCCGAGAGTATTGATGTGGCAGGAAATGTATGTGAATCTGGAGACCTTTTCGCCAGGGACAGGCCGCTTCCTGAAATTAAAGAAGGTGATATTCTGGCTATAATGAACGCAGGGGCATATGCTTTCAGTATGGCCAGTCAGTACAATTCCAGACCATTACCAGCTGAAGTCATGGTGTGTGATGGTGAAGTAGATATTATTAGGGAAAGGGAAACCTTTGCTGATCTTTTCAGCAAACAGAACATTCCCATGAGGCTTTTAAAATGA
- the dapF gene encoding diaminopimelate epimerase encodes MSERIILLFHKMHGLGNDYVVIDESTEELIPEDKKSEIAAELCTRGFSVGADGVIFVSPSVEADVRFRIFNSDGSEAEMCGNGIRCFGKYVYENDVVKQKKMTVETLGGTKELTLYVENGTVKSIRVDMGTATFKTSEVPMDREEEEFIDQELMVDGEPMNLTSISVGNPHAIIFNDNLKEVALDHLGPLIENHEAFPERTNVHFVSVVSPQEVEMLTWERGAGFTMACGTGATSTVIAGYRLGLLQKDVLVHLPGGDLQITVYEKDGNLGAFMEGDAVSVFEGITELDL; translated from the coding sequence ATGAGTGAACGAATAATTTTATTATTTCATAAAATGCATGGACTGGGAAATGATTACGTGGTCATTGATGAATCCACAGAAGAACTTATCCCAGAAGATAAAAAATCAGAAATTGCAGCCGAGCTTTGCACCAGAGGATTCTCAGTAGGAGCAGATGGAGTTATATTTGTTTCTCCATCTGTAGAGGCAGATGTCCGTTTCCGTATATTCAACAGTGACGGTAGTGAAGCAGAAATGTGCGGTAATGGAATCCGATGCTTTGGTAAATATGTTTATGAGAATGATGTCGTCAAGCAGAAGAAGATGACTGTGGAAACACTGGGTGGAACCAAAGAACTGACATTGTACGTTGAAAATGGAACTGTAAAATCCATCCGTGTTGACATGGGTACAGCAACCTTCAAAACCAGTGAAGTACCCATGGACCGTGAAGAAGAGGAATTCATTGATCAGGAGTTAATGGTTGATGGTGAACCTATGAACCTTACCTCCATCAGTGTGGGCAACCCACATGCTATTATCTTCAATGATAACCTGAAAGAAGTGGCCCTAGACCATCTGGGCCCTCTCATTGAAAACCATGAGGCATTCCCAGAGAGGACCAATGTGCATTTTGTGAGTGTGGTCAGTCCTCAGGAAGTGGAGATGCTCACCTGGGAACGTGGTGCTGGTTTCACCATGGCCTGTGGCACTGGAGCAACCAGTACAGTTATTGCAGGATACAGGTTGGGACTGCTCCAGAAAGACGTTCTGGTACACCTACCTGGAGGAGATCTCCAGATAACCGTGTACGAGAAAGATGGAAATTTAGGCGCATTCATGGAAGGAGATGCAGTTAGTGTCTTTGAAGGGATAACAGAACTGGATTTATAA
- a CDS encoding DUF488 family protein, giving the protein MIRIKRAYQSPAQKDGYRIMVDRVWPRGVSKQRLKMDVWLKDIAPSHDLRRWLSQNSQKWDEFKTKYREELHDKVEFLNQILDLEKEKETVTLVYTSGNTERNSAVVLKEVLDELKA; this is encoded by the coding sequence ATGATTCGAATAAAAAGAGCCTACCAGTCACCTGCACAGAAGGATGGTTACCGGATTATGGTTGATAGGGTATGGCCACGTGGAGTATCTAAACAAAGATTAAAAATGGATGTATGGCTGAAAGACATAGCACCTAGCCATGACCTGCGCAGATGGCTGTCGCAGAATTCCCAGAAATGGGATGAATTCAAGACTAAATACAGAGAAGAGTTGCATGATAAAGTTGAATTTTTGAATCAAATACTGGACCTGGAGAAGGAGAAAGAAACTGTTACCTTGGTTTATACTTCTGGTAATACCGAGCGTAATAGTGCAGTGGTTTTGAAAGAAGTTCTGGATGAATTAAAGGCATAA
- the cobJ gene encoding precorrin-3B C(17)-methyltransferase — MIKIVGIGPRREDMTLRALNALEESEVVIGYGRYTRQIKDLLEGKQIISKGMGQEVNRAELAINYSKKGFKVAVISSGDPGVYGMANVIHQVMGKYSGVEVEVIPGVTAVNYSAALLGAPLHDFAVISLSDILTPLSEIKRKVTAAAEADFIIAFYNPRSKRRTEPLNEALKIIRNVRNPQTPVGIVKTSDNGSEVRIVSLNELDEESVDMNTTLLVGNTFTYVDEGKMVTPRGYILPYSTHPLAVEFYQKYLAGEGTVGSNTACEYYPCHSHPQNCTFCYCPFYPCGDSSTGGHWIKEKKVWSCDECTWIHQDDTVECIQGKLPQLLEKVEDLQDKKKELLKLRRECVYSTK; from the coding sequence ATGATTAAAATTGTTGGCATAGGTCCCCGCAGGGAAGACATGACTTTAAGGGCTTTAAATGCATTGGAAGAGTCAGAGGTGGTAATTGGGTATGGAAGATACACCCGGCAGATTAAGGATCTCCTGGAAGGTAAGCAGATCATATCCAAAGGAATGGGTCAGGAAGTGAACCGTGCAGAATTAGCCATTAATTATTCTAAAAAAGGGTTCAAAGTGGCAGTTATAAGCAGCGGAGACCCGGGTGTTTATGGAATGGCCAATGTAATTCATCAGGTCATGGGGAAGTACTCTGGGGTGGAAGTGGAGGTAATCCCTGGAGTTACTGCGGTTAACTATTCTGCTGCCCTACTAGGTGCACCGTTACATGATTTTGCAGTTATAAGTCTCAGTGACATACTCACACCACTATCTGAGATTAAAAGAAAGGTCACTGCTGCTGCGGAGGCTGATTTCATCATTGCCTTTTACAATCCACGGAGTAAACGAAGGACCGAACCTTTGAATGAAGCTTTAAAAATAATTCGCAATGTTAGAAATCCCCAAACTCCTGTGGGAATAGTTAAAACTAGTGATAATGGTTCTGAAGTTCGAATTGTTTCCCTTAACGAGCTGGATGAAGAATCAGTGGATATGAACACCACTCTGTTGGTAGGTAACACCTTCACCTATGTGGATGAGGGTAAAATGGTGACTCCCCGTGGATACATTCTACCCTATTCAACTCATCCTCTGGCAGTTGAATTCTACCAGAAATATCTTGCTGGGGAAGGTACTGTGGGATCAAACACTGCTTGTGAATACTATCCCTGTCACAGTCATCCTCAAAACTGCACATTCTGTTACTGTCCATTTTATCCTTGCGGAGACTCATCTACCGGGGGTCATTGGATAAAAGAGAAGAAAGTGTGGAGTTGTGATGAGTGCACTTGGATACACCAGGATGATACTGTGGAATGCATACAGGGTAAGTTACCTCAACTCCTGGAAAAAGTGGAAGACCTTCAAGATAAGAAAAAGGAACTTCTTAAATTAAGGAGAGAATGTGTATATTCAACAAAATAA